The following proteins come from a genomic window of Malus sylvestris chromosome 4, drMalSylv7.2, whole genome shotgun sequence:
- the LOC126620053 gene encoding FRIGIDA-like protein 5 isoform X2 — MELEKIEAELKEAETKQRSLSKAYECVHAQATALIIFAVQWKDLEEHFESTRYSLELQFGELARRETAVRLRYGELEAKEMKYNSEIESKADELGGLQRLIDEKVEEVIQSKNQVIEAKNHLHSLQSLIQERSNEVMVQEKRLTEAEGFVVEKKRECDSIEKRVERRQKKLDWVERRVEEKSKLAEVKAEEVRGFGEALEKCVEEIELKKRELNEIIGSIEKRKKEFNSIGEQIMEAEKLMKVQEEQLGFKEERIKEAQRAVEQCDKELKWREKLKTEAERAVEECDKELKWREKLKTEAERAVEERDKELKLKKEKLVVIDKSLAECSNALESREKRIREIDSKKDKDLSLREKSLEEWSCRLEVKEREVRLGERIVELKAGELQKLKEGERCLESISQVLEQKENRLQDLDEELKLKQKELDLIKKSTEERAKNLELKERQLEDQAKELELKQKGFDSIKKISEERTQNLKSKENTSILVSQVKIEQLEHIPANNAVVPSTSSNQSGVNMDGRGLLLFINEHLKRYVVLGSEISAVLQASPDPAKLVLDAMQGFYHANSSVDESECDFESITRMTCSLLLENLKSVSPQINPEVREEAIKLAGDWKVKMRTDNCLEVLGFLRLVSTYGITSFYDAKELQSLCAIVAKDERTTELSWAFGMTATIEAPESSLANNAGTCSSPNLQLTATTDATHSQGFLNELFSRDCLIQTETWAAFQSSSEPEKFVMDVMQTSFYKYCTIEDAGFKEIVMAKYISLLDMLMKIKPHVGPHVNIDALKLAVNWKSKIGASTQPLELLGFLQFIATYGLLSMFNRETLVFLGRISHQKQALEICQTLGLADKIPDIIRDLVEKNQLIEAVRLICPFKLIDKFPPVPLLKEFVENAKLSCIQMSKGHKLFSEKDKCVNNQIAALRVVIQCIKDSNLESEYPSRFIETQIAFLEKMNNHRRRQMTSPPSKVEQRWKKNSPVSKVEGQEQKQSPASKVEGREQKKSPSPRIEGREQIKPLASNVEQGAEKPFAYTVEGQEQKRSVPSHAEPEEHSRGKKRRPNTLPCSIQPPQQRRNMYHQTSASVHSIHRHQSPQAIGSQVRCLGRVFKAMPNPD; from the exons ATGGAGTTGGAGAAGATAGAGGCGGAACTGAAGGAGGCGGAGACGAAGCAGAGGAGTCTGAGCAAGGCGTACGAGTGCGTACACGCGCAGGCGACCGCGCTTATTATCTTCGCCGTGCAATGGAAGGATCTGGAGGAGCACTTCGAGTCGACTCGGTACTCGCTCGAGTTGCAATTCGGGGAACTCGCCCGCCGCGAGACGGCGGTCCGGCTGCGGTACGGGGAGTTGGAGGCGAAGGAGATGAAGTACAACTCTGAAATCGAATCGAAAGCGGACGAGTTGGGGGGGCTTCAGAGGTTGATCGACGAGAAGGTTGAGGAGGTTATACAGAGTAAGAACCAGGTTATAGAGGCTAAGAACCACTTGCACTCTCTCCAGTCATTGATTCAGGAACGTAGCAATGAGGTTATGGTGCAAGAGAAGAGATTGACGGAGGCTGAGGGTTTTGTTGTGGAGAAGAAGAGGGAGTGCGATTCGATTGAGAAGCGGGTTGAGCGGAGGCAGAAAAAATTGGATTGGGTTGAGAGAAGGGTGGAGGAGAAGTCGAAATTGGCTGAGGTGAAGGCGGAGGAAGTGAGGGGGTTTGGAGAGGCGTTGGAGAAGTGTGTCGAAGAGATTGAGTTGAAGAAGAGGGAGTTGAATGAGATTATCGGGTCGATTGAGAAGCGCAAGAAGGAGTTCAATTCGATAGGGGAGCAGATTATGGAGGCGGAAAAGTTGATGAAGGTCCAGGAGGAGCAGCTGGGTTTTAAAGAAGAGAGAATTAAGGAGGCGCAAAGGGCGGTTGAACAATGTGACAAAGAGTTGAAATGGAGAGAGAAGCTGAAAACGGAGGCGGAAAGGGCGGTTGAAGAATGTGACAAGGAGTTGAAATGGAGAGAGAAGCTGAAAACGGAGGCGGAAAGGGCGGTTGAAGAACGAGACAAGGAGTTGAAGCTGAAAAAGGAGAAACTTGTTGTGATTGATAAGTCTTTAGCGGAGTGCTCGAATGCGCTGGAATCAAGAGAGAAAAGGATTAGGGAAATAGACTCGAAAAAAGATAAAGATTTGAGCTTGCGTGAGAAATCATTGGAGGAGTGGTCCTGTAGGCTTGAGGTTAAAGAGAGGGAAGTTAGATTGGGAGAGAGAATTGTCGAGTTAAAAGCTGGGGAACTCCAAAAGTTGAAAGAAGGCGAAAGGTGTTTGGAATCTATCTCGCAGGTACTTGAACAGAAAGAGAACCGACTTCAAGACCTTGACGAAGAGCTCAAATTGAAGCAGAAAGAACttgatttgataaaaaaatccACTGAAGAACGCGCCAAAAACTTGGAATTGAAAGAGAGGCAACTTGAAGATCAGGCCAAAGAGCTTGAACTGAAGCAGAAAGGATTTGATTCGATAAAAAAAATCTCCGAGGAACGCACCCAAAACCTGAAATCGAAAGAGAATACTAGTATTCTTGTTTCTCAAGTGAAAATTGAGCAATTGGAACATATCCCTGCCAACAATGCTGTTGTTCCTTCTACCTCAAGTAACCAGTCCGGCGTCAATATGGATGGTAGAGGCTTGCTGTTGTTCATAAATGAGCATTTGAAGAGATATGTTGTATTGGGTAGTGAAATCTCAGCTGTTCTTCAGGCGTCACCAGACCCGGCAAAATTAGTTTTGGATGCTATGCAAGGGTTTTACCATGCAAATTCAAGTGTGGACGAAAGCGAGTGTGATTTTGAGAGCATTACTAGGATGACTTGTAGCCTTCTGTTGGAGAATTTAAAGAGTGTCTCCCCCCAAATTAACCCTGAGGTGAGAGAGGAAGCAATTAAGTTGGCAGGTGATTGGAAGGTTAAAATGAGGACGGACAATTGCTTGGAGGTTTTGGGTTTTCTGCGGCTTGTTAGTACATATGGAATCACCTCGTTTTATGATGCGAAGGAGCTTCAAAGTCTTTGTGCGATTGTTGCTAAGGATGAACGTACAACTGAATTATCCTGGGCTTTTGGTATGACTG CCACAATTGAGGCCCCGGAATCTTCACTGGCAAACAATGCAGGAACTTGTTCTTCTCCGAATCTTCAACTAACTGCCACCACAGATGCTACTCATTCGCAGGGGTTTTTAAATGAGCTTTTCAGTAGGGATTGTTTGATACAGACTGAAACTTGGGCTGCTTTTCAATCGTCATCAGAACCAGAAAAGTTTGTGATGGATGTGATGCAAACTTCTTTTTATAAATACTGCACAATAGAGGATGCTGGTTTTAAAGAAATTGTCATGGCAAAATACATTTCACTACTCGACATGCTGATGAAAATTAAACCGCATGTTGGACCTCATGTTAACATAGATGCTCTAAAGCTAGCAGTCAATTGGAAATCAAAAATTGGTGCCAGTACCCAACCCCTTGAGCTTTTGGGTTTTTTGCAGTTCATAGCTACATATGGACTGCTTTCCATGTTTAATAGAGAGACTTTAGTGTTTCTTGGAAGGATTTCTCATCAGAAGCAGGCGCTAGAAATATGTCAGACACTTGGTTTAGCTGATAAGATCCCTG ATATCATTCGGGATCTTGTTGAAAAGAACCAACTAATTGAGGCTGTTCGATTAATTTGCCCGTTTAAGTTAATTGACAAGTTCCCACCAGTACCACTCTTGAAAGAATTTGTGGAGAATGCAAAGTTGTCGTGCATTCAAATGAGCAAGGGACATAAATTATTTTCTGAAAAG GATAAGTGTGTAAACAACCAGATTGCTGCTCTTAGAGTTGTGATTCAATGTATCAAAGATAGCAACCTCGAGTCCGAGTACCCTTCCAGGTTCATTGAAACACAAATAGCTTTTCTGGAAAAAATGAATAATCATCGCAGACGCCAAATGACATCTCCTCCCTCCAAGGTTGAACAACGATGGAAGAAAAATTCTCCGGTCTCCAAGGTTGAGGGACAAGAGCAGAAACAGTCTCCTGCCTCCAAAGTTGAGGGACGGGAGCAGAAAAAGTCTCCTTCCCCTAGAATTGAGGGACGAGAGCAGATCAAACCTCTTGCCTCCAATGTTGAACAAGGGGCGGAAAAGCCTTTTGCTTATACTGTTGAGGGACAAGAGCAGAAAAGATCTGTTCCCTCCCACGCTGAACCAGAAGAACACAGTAGAGGCAAGAAACGTAGACCCAACACTTTGCCTTGCTCGATTCAACCACCACAACAGCGTCGAAATATGTATCATCAGACATCTGCTTCCGTACATTCTATTCATCGCCACCAATCACCCCAGGCTATCGGAAGCCAGGTCCGTTGCCTGGGGAGAGTTTTTAAAGCCATGCCGAATCCTGATTAG
- the LOC126620053 gene encoding FRIGIDA-like protein 5 isoform X1 gives MELEKIEAELKEAETKQRSLSKAYECVHAQATALIIFAVQWKDLEEHFESTRYSLELQFGELARRETAVRLRYGELEAKEMKYNSEIESKADELGGLQRLIDEKVEEVIQSKNQVIEAKNHLHSLQSLIQERSNEVMVQEKRLTEAEGFVVEKKRECDSIEKRVERRQKKLDWVERRVEEKSKLAEVKAEEVRGFGEALEKCVEEIELKKRELNEIIGSIEKRKKEFNSIGEQIMEAEKLMKVQEEQLGFKEERIKEAQRAVEQCDKELKWREKLKTEAERAVEECDKELKWREKLKTEAERAVEERDKELKLKKEKLVVIDKSLAECSNALESREKRIREIDSKKDKDLSLREKSLEEWSCRLEVKEREVRLGERIVELKAGELQKLKEGERCLESISQVLEQKENRLQDLDEELKLKQKELDLIKKSTEERAKNLELKERQLEDQAKELELKQKGFDSIKKISEERTQNLKSKENTSILVSQVKIEQLEHIPANNAVVPSTSSNQSGVNMDGRGLLLFINEHLKRYVVLGSEISAVLQASPDPAKLVLDAMQGFYHANSSVDESECDFESITRMTCSLLLENLKSVSPQINPEVREEAIKLAGDWKVKMRTDNCLEVLGFLRLVSTYGITSFYDAKELQSLCAIVAKDERTTELSWAFGMTGEAPATIEAPESSLANNAGTCSSPNLQLTATTDATHSQGFLNELFSRDCLIQTETWAAFQSSSEPEKFVMDVMQTSFYKYCTIEDAGFKEIVMAKYISLLDMLMKIKPHVGPHVNIDALKLAVNWKSKIGASTQPLELLGFLQFIATYGLLSMFNRETLVFLGRISHQKQALEICQTLGLADKIPDIIRDLVEKNQLIEAVRLICPFKLIDKFPPVPLLKEFVENAKLSCIQMSKGHKLFSEKDKCVNNQIAALRVVIQCIKDSNLESEYPSRFIETQIAFLEKMNNHRRRQMTSPPSKVEQRWKKNSPVSKVEGQEQKQSPASKVEGREQKKSPSPRIEGREQIKPLASNVEQGAEKPFAYTVEGQEQKRSVPSHAEPEEHSRGKKRRPNTLPCSIQPPQQRRNMYHQTSASVHSIHRHQSPQAIGSQVRCLGRVFKAMPNPD, from the exons ATGGAGTTGGAGAAGATAGAGGCGGAACTGAAGGAGGCGGAGACGAAGCAGAGGAGTCTGAGCAAGGCGTACGAGTGCGTACACGCGCAGGCGACCGCGCTTATTATCTTCGCCGTGCAATGGAAGGATCTGGAGGAGCACTTCGAGTCGACTCGGTACTCGCTCGAGTTGCAATTCGGGGAACTCGCCCGCCGCGAGACGGCGGTCCGGCTGCGGTACGGGGAGTTGGAGGCGAAGGAGATGAAGTACAACTCTGAAATCGAATCGAAAGCGGACGAGTTGGGGGGGCTTCAGAGGTTGATCGACGAGAAGGTTGAGGAGGTTATACAGAGTAAGAACCAGGTTATAGAGGCTAAGAACCACTTGCACTCTCTCCAGTCATTGATTCAGGAACGTAGCAATGAGGTTATGGTGCAAGAGAAGAGATTGACGGAGGCTGAGGGTTTTGTTGTGGAGAAGAAGAGGGAGTGCGATTCGATTGAGAAGCGGGTTGAGCGGAGGCAGAAAAAATTGGATTGGGTTGAGAGAAGGGTGGAGGAGAAGTCGAAATTGGCTGAGGTGAAGGCGGAGGAAGTGAGGGGGTTTGGAGAGGCGTTGGAGAAGTGTGTCGAAGAGATTGAGTTGAAGAAGAGGGAGTTGAATGAGATTATCGGGTCGATTGAGAAGCGCAAGAAGGAGTTCAATTCGATAGGGGAGCAGATTATGGAGGCGGAAAAGTTGATGAAGGTCCAGGAGGAGCAGCTGGGTTTTAAAGAAGAGAGAATTAAGGAGGCGCAAAGGGCGGTTGAACAATGTGACAAAGAGTTGAAATGGAGAGAGAAGCTGAAAACGGAGGCGGAAAGGGCGGTTGAAGAATGTGACAAGGAGTTGAAATGGAGAGAGAAGCTGAAAACGGAGGCGGAAAGGGCGGTTGAAGAACGAGACAAGGAGTTGAAGCTGAAAAAGGAGAAACTTGTTGTGATTGATAAGTCTTTAGCGGAGTGCTCGAATGCGCTGGAATCAAGAGAGAAAAGGATTAGGGAAATAGACTCGAAAAAAGATAAAGATTTGAGCTTGCGTGAGAAATCATTGGAGGAGTGGTCCTGTAGGCTTGAGGTTAAAGAGAGGGAAGTTAGATTGGGAGAGAGAATTGTCGAGTTAAAAGCTGGGGAACTCCAAAAGTTGAAAGAAGGCGAAAGGTGTTTGGAATCTATCTCGCAGGTACTTGAACAGAAAGAGAACCGACTTCAAGACCTTGACGAAGAGCTCAAATTGAAGCAGAAAGAACttgatttgataaaaaaatccACTGAAGAACGCGCCAAAAACTTGGAATTGAAAGAGAGGCAACTTGAAGATCAGGCCAAAGAGCTTGAACTGAAGCAGAAAGGATTTGATTCGATAAAAAAAATCTCCGAGGAACGCACCCAAAACCTGAAATCGAAAGAGAATACTAGTATTCTTGTTTCTCAAGTGAAAATTGAGCAATTGGAACATATCCCTGCCAACAATGCTGTTGTTCCTTCTACCTCAAGTAACCAGTCCGGCGTCAATATGGATGGTAGAGGCTTGCTGTTGTTCATAAATGAGCATTTGAAGAGATATGTTGTATTGGGTAGTGAAATCTCAGCTGTTCTTCAGGCGTCACCAGACCCGGCAAAATTAGTTTTGGATGCTATGCAAGGGTTTTACCATGCAAATTCAAGTGTGGACGAAAGCGAGTGTGATTTTGAGAGCATTACTAGGATGACTTGTAGCCTTCTGTTGGAGAATTTAAAGAGTGTCTCCCCCCAAATTAACCCTGAGGTGAGAGAGGAAGCAATTAAGTTGGCAGGTGATTGGAAGGTTAAAATGAGGACGGACAATTGCTTGGAGGTTTTGGGTTTTCTGCGGCTTGTTAGTACATATGGAATCACCTCGTTTTATGATGCGAAGGAGCTTCAAAGTCTTTGTGCGATTGTTGCTAAGGATGAACGTACAACTGAATTATCCTGGGCTTTTGGTATGACTGGTGAGGCACCTG CCACAATTGAGGCCCCGGAATCTTCACTGGCAAACAATGCAGGAACTTGTTCTTCTCCGAATCTTCAACTAACTGCCACCACAGATGCTACTCATTCGCAGGGGTTTTTAAATGAGCTTTTCAGTAGGGATTGTTTGATACAGACTGAAACTTGGGCTGCTTTTCAATCGTCATCAGAACCAGAAAAGTTTGTGATGGATGTGATGCAAACTTCTTTTTATAAATACTGCACAATAGAGGATGCTGGTTTTAAAGAAATTGTCATGGCAAAATACATTTCACTACTCGACATGCTGATGAAAATTAAACCGCATGTTGGACCTCATGTTAACATAGATGCTCTAAAGCTAGCAGTCAATTGGAAATCAAAAATTGGTGCCAGTACCCAACCCCTTGAGCTTTTGGGTTTTTTGCAGTTCATAGCTACATATGGACTGCTTTCCATGTTTAATAGAGAGACTTTAGTGTTTCTTGGAAGGATTTCTCATCAGAAGCAGGCGCTAGAAATATGTCAGACACTTGGTTTAGCTGATAAGATCCCTG ATATCATTCGGGATCTTGTTGAAAAGAACCAACTAATTGAGGCTGTTCGATTAATTTGCCCGTTTAAGTTAATTGACAAGTTCCCACCAGTACCACTCTTGAAAGAATTTGTGGAGAATGCAAAGTTGTCGTGCATTCAAATGAGCAAGGGACATAAATTATTTTCTGAAAAG GATAAGTGTGTAAACAACCAGATTGCTGCTCTTAGAGTTGTGATTCAATGTATCAAAGATAGCAACCTCGAGTCCGAGTACCCTTCCAGGTTCATTGAAACACAAATAGCTTTTCTGGAAAAAATGAATAATCATCGCAGACGCCAAATGACATCTCCTCCCTCCAAGGTTGAACAACGATGGAAGAAAAATTCTCCGGTCTCCAAGGTTGAGGGACAAGAGCAGAAACAGTCTCCTGCCTCCAAAGTTGAGGGACGGGAGCAGAAAAAGTCTCCTTCCCCTAGAATTGAGGGACGAGAGCAGATCAAACCTCTTGCCTCCAATGTTGAACAAGGGGCGGAAAAGCCTTTTGCTTATACTGTTGAGGGACAAGAGCAGAAAAGATCTGTTCCCTCCCACGCTGAACCAGAAGAACACAGTAGAGGCAAGAAACGTAGACCCAACACTTTGCCTTGCTCGATTCAACCACCACAACAGCGTCGAAATATGTATCATCAGACATCTGCTTCCGTACATTCTATTCATCGCCACCAATCACCCCAGGCTATCGGAAGCCAGGTCCGTTGCCTGGGGAGAGTTTTTAAAGCCATGCCGAATCCTGATTAG
- the LOC126620058 gene encoding uncharacterized protein LOC126620058, translating into MGREVSESCVDSLLTEMVSMYCNRLYANKPELAASRIDAIGYQVGHQLSERYTMERPRFTDHLDAIKFICKDFWSELFKKQIDNLKTNHRGTFVLQDNWFRWVSRMSLDPSENGDLSKENAEAAENKAAEEPNMHLHFSCGVIKGALHNLGIACAVSADTSHLPACSFVVRIKP; encoded by the exons atggggagAGAGGTCTCAGAGAGCTGCGTGGATAGTCTACTGACAGAGATGGTCTCTATGTACTGCAATCGGTTATACGCCAACAAGCCCGAGCTCGCCGCCAGTAGGATCGACGCTATTGGCTACCAGGTCGGCCACCAGCTCTCCGAGCGGTACAC GATGGAGCGGCCTCGGTTTACTGATCATCTGGATGCAATTAAGTTCATCTGCAAGGACTTTTGGTCCGAGCTCTTCAAGAAGCAGATTGACAACTTAAAGACCAATCATAGG GGTACTTTTGTATTGCAAGATAATTGGTTTCGTTGGGTTTCACGCATGTCGCTTGATCCTTCCGAAAATGGAGACTTGTCTAAAGAAAATGCCGAGGCGGCTGAAAACAAGGCAGCAGAAGAACCAAACATGCATCTCCATTTCTCATGTGGAGTCATAAAAGGTGCTCTTCATAACTTGGGGATTGCTTGTGCTGTTTCTGCCGACACGTCCCACCTTCCTGCGT GTTCATTCGTGGTTCGTATAAAGCCCTGA
- the LOC126620055 gene encoding 2-oxoglutarate-dependent dioxygenase AOP2-like isoform X3, with amino-acid sequence MGSDSETASLKIPIIDFTNSGSDTTPDQVRHALEEYGCFVAAYDRVPAQLVDKVMAQSKDLFDLPTETKLSHTGDDVLRGYIGPSPRLPYSETFAISHATSFQDVQNFMNLVWPAGKDNFCETTHSYVKLIEELGERVMRLLFESYGVAAKHYESFAAFNDHIFRLIKYREMKDIDITGTSVWFPSHTDASFISILFQHQIGGLEIESKDGTFVGIDASPCHFIVFAGDMLQIWSNNRIKACNHRVRIWDVNVERCSVGIFIFNRGKIQVPEEVTDEKNPLCYKPCDGLGYIAFAFSNLDLTGRVKAYCGI; translated from the exons ATGGGATCGGATTCCGAAACAGCGTCGCTAAAAATTCCTATCATTGATTTCACAAATAGTGGCAGTGACACCACGCCCGACCAAGTAAGACATGCACTTGAAGAGTACGGTTGTTTCGTGGCGGCGTATGACAGAGTTCCGGCTCAACTTGTTGACAAGGTGATGGCCCAGTCGAAGGATCTGTTTGATTTGCCCACAGAAACCAAACTCAGCCACACTGGCGACGACGTACTCCGCGGATATATTGGACCAAGTCCTAGGCTTCCTTACTCCGAGACCTTCGCGATTAGTCATGCTACAAGCTTCCAAGATGTGCAGAATTTCATGAACCTCGTGTGGCCTGCTGGCAAAGATAACTTCTG TGAAACTACTCACAGTTATGTGAAGTTGATAGAAGAGTTGGGTGAACGGGTGATGCGATTGTTGTTCGAAAGCTATGGTGTTGCAGCGAAGCACTATGAGTCCTTTGCTGCTTTCAATGACCACATTTTTCGATTAATCAAGTATAGAGAAATGAAAGACATCGACATCACTGGTACTAGTGTATGGTTTCCAAGCCACACCGACGCAAGCTTCATATCAATACTTTTCCAGCACCAAATTGGCGGTTTAGAAATCGAATCCAAGGATGGAACCTTTGTGGGTATTGACGCCTCCCCTTGCCACTTCATAGTCTTCGCAGGAGATATGTTGCAG ATTTGGAGTAATAACAGAATAAAAGCTTGCAACCATCGCGTCAGGATTTGGGACGTGAATGTGGAAAGGTGCTCGGTGGGAATTTTCATATTCAACAGGGGAAAGATACAAGTACCAGAAGAAGTAACTGATGAGAAGAACCCATTGTGCTACAAACCATGCGATGGTCTTGGCTatattgcttttgctttctccaaCCTGGATTTGACCGGTCGTGTCAAGGCCTACTGTGGTATCTAA
- the LOC126620055 gene encoding 2-oxoglutarate-dependent dioxygenase AOP2-like isoform X4 encodes MGSDSETASLKIPIIDFTNSGSDTTPDQVRHALEEYGCFVAAYDRVPAQLVDKVMAQSKDLFDLPTETKLSHTGDDVLRGYIGPSPRLPYSETFAISHATSFQDVQNFMNLVWPAGKDNFCETTHSYVKLIEELGERVMRLLFESYGVAAKHYESFAAFNDHIFRLIKYREMKDIDITGTSVWFPSHTDASFISILFQHQIGGLEIESKDGTFVGIDASPCHFIVFAGDMLQIRWIKEDQMTEIKNGVWITPKMKKTNATLTTFVISHLYNLSNKSTDNTPQMKKTNATLTTFVISHLYNLSNKNTAHQHM; translated from the exons ATGGGATCGGATTCCGAAACAGCGTCGCTAAAAATTCCTATCATTGATTTCACAAATAGTGGCAGTGACACCACGCCCGACCAAGTAAGACATGCACTTGAAGAGTACGGTTGTTTCGTGGCGGCGTATGACAGAGTTCCGGCTCAACTTGTTGACAAGGTGATGGCCCAGTCGAAGGATCTGTTTGATTTGCCCACAGAAACCAAACTCAGCCACACTGGCGACGACGTACTCCGCGGATATATTGGACCAAGTCCTAGGCTTCCTTACTCCGAGACCTTCGCGATTAGTCATGCTACAAGCTTCCAAGATGTGCAGAATTTCATGAACCTCGTGTGGCCTGCTGGCAAAGATAACTTCTG TGAAACTACTCACAGTTATGTGAAGTTGATAGAAGAGTTGGGTGAACGGGTGATGCGATTGTTGTTCGAAAGCTATGGTGTTGCAGCGAAGCACTATGAGTCCTTTGCTGCTTTCAATGACCACATTTTTCGATTAATCAAGTATAGAGAAATGAAAGACATCGACATCACTGGTACTAGTGTATGGTTTCCAAGCCACACCGACGCAAGCTTCATATCAATACTTTTCCAGCACCAAATTGGCGGTTTAGAAATCGAATCCAAGGATGGAACCTTTGTGGGTATTGACGCCTCCCCTTGCCACTTCATAGTCTTCGCAGGAGATATGTTGCAG ATCAGATggattaaagaagatcaaatgacagaaattaaaaATGGTGTATGGATAACACCCAAAATGAAAAAGACTAACGCTACACTTACCACATTTGTCATATCACATTTGTACAATCTCTCTAATAAAAGTACGGATAACACCCCCCAAATGAAAAAGACTAACGCTACACTTACCACATTTGTCATATCACATTTGTACAATCTCTCTAATAAAAATACGGCTCACCAACATATGTGA
- the LOC126620055 gene encoding 2-oxoglutarate-dependent dioxygenase AOP2-like isoform X2, with product MGSDSETASLKIPIIDFTNSGSDTTPDQVRHALEEYGCFVAAYDRVPAQLVDKVMAQSKDLFDLPTETKLSHTGDDVLRGYIGPSPRLPYSETFAISHATSFQDVQNFMNLVWPAGKDNFCETTHSYVKLIEELGERVMRLLFESYGVAAKHYESFAAFNDHIFRLIKYREMKDIDITGTSVWFPSHTDASFISILFQHQIGGLEIESKDGTFVGIDASPCHFIVFAGDMLQIWSNNRIKACNHRVRIWDVNVERCSVGIFIFNRGKIQVPEEVTDEKNPLCYKPCDGLGYIAFAFSNLDLTGRVKAYCGI from the exons ATGGGATCGGATTCCGAAACAGCGTCGCTAAAAATTCCTATCATTGATTTCACAAATAGTGGCAGTGACACCACGCCCGACCAAGTAAGACATGCACTTGAAGAGTACGGTTGTTTCGTGGCGGCGTATGACAGAGTTCCGGCTCAACTTGTTGACAAG GTGATGGCCCAGTCTAAGGATCTGTTTGATCTGCCCACAGAAACCAAACTCAGCCACACTGGCGACGACGTACTCCGTGGATATATTGGACCAAGTCCTAGGCTTCCTTACTCCGAGACCTTCGCGATTAGTCATGCTACAAGCTTCCAAGATGTGCAGAATTTCATGAACCTCGTGTGGCCTGCTGGCAAAGATAACTTCTG TGAAACTACTCACAGTTATGTGAAGTTGATAGAAGAGTTGGGTGAACGGGTGATGCGATTGTTGTTCGAAAGCTATGGTGTTGCAGCGAAGCACTATGAGTCCTTTGCTGCTTTCAATGACCACATTTTTCGATTAATCAAGTATAGAGAAATGAAAGACATCGACATCACTGGTACTAGTGTTTGGTTTCCAAGCCACACCGACGCAAGCTTCATATCAATACTTTTCCAGCACCAAATTGGCGGTTTAGAAATCGAATCCAAGGATGGAACCTTTGTGGGTATTGACGCCTCACCTTGCCACTTCATAGTCTTCGCAGGAGATATGTTGCAG ATTTGGAGTAATAACAGAATAAAAGCTTGCAACCATCGCGTCAGGATTTGGGACGTGAATGTGGAAAGGTGCTCGGTGGGAATTTTCATATTCAACAGGGGAAAGATACAAGTACCAGAAGAAGTAACTGATGAGAAGAACCCATTGTGCTACAAACCATGCGATGGTCTTGGCTatattgcttttgctttctccaaCCTGGATTTGACCGGTCGTGTCAAGGCCTACTGTGGTATCTAA
- the LOC126620055 gene encoding 2-oxoglutarate-dependent dioxygenase AOP2-like isoform X5, translating into MGSDSETASLKIPIIDFTNSGSDTTPDQVRHALEEYGCFVAAYDRVPAQLVDKVMAQSKDLFDLPTETKLSHTGDDVLRGYIGPSPRLPYSETFAISHATSFQDVQNFMNLVWPAGKDNFCETTHSYVKLIEELGERVMRLLFESYGVAAKHYESFAAFNDHIFRLIKYREMKDIDITGTSVWFPSHTDASFISILFQHQIGGLEIESKDGTFVGIDASPCHFIVFAGDMLQIRWIEENQMTEIKNGIWITPQMKKTNATLTTFVISHLYNLSNKSTDNTPNEKD; encoded by the exons ATGGGATCGGATTCCGAAACAGCGTCGCTAAAAATTCCTATCATTGATTTCACAAATAGTGGCAGTGACACCACGCCCGACCAAGTAAGACATGCACTTGAAGAGTACGGTTGTTTCGTGGCGGCGTATGACAGAGTTCCGGCTCAACTTGTTGACAAG GTGATGGCCCAGTCTAAGGATCTGTTTGATCTGCCCACAGAAACCAAACTCAGCCACACTGGCGACGACGTACTCCGTGGATATATTGGACCAAGTCCTAGGCTTCCTTACTCCGAGACCTTCGCGATTAGTCATGCTACAAGCTTCCAAGATGTGCAGAATTTCATGAACCTCGTGTGGCCTGCTGGCAAAGATAACTTCTG TGAAACTACTCACAGTTATGTGAAGTTGATAGAAGAGTTGGGTGAACGGGTGATGCGATTGTTGTTCGAAAGCTATGGTGTTGCAGCGAAGCACTATGAGTCCTTTGCTGCTTTCAATGACCACATTTTTCGATTAATCAAGTATAGAGAAATGAAAGACATCGACATCACTGGTACTAGTGTTTGGTTTCCAAGCCACACCGACGCAAGCTTCATATCAATACTTTTCCAGCACCAAATTGGCGGTTTAGAAATCGAATCCAAGGATGGAACCTTTGTGGGTATTGACGCCTCACCTTGCCACTTCATAGTCTTCGCAGGAGATATGTTGCAG ATCAGAtggattgaagaaaatcaaatgacagaaattaaaaATGGTATATGGATAACACCCCAAATGAAAAAGACTAACGCTACACTTACCACATTTGTCATATCACATTTGTACAATCTCTCTAATAAAAGTACAGATAACACCCCGAATGAAAAAGACTAA